One genomic window of Nicotiana sylvestris chromosome 10, ASM39365v2, whole genome shotgun sequence includes the following:
- the LOC104230612 gene encoding probable glutathione S-transferase, giving the protein METVKLIGTPFSFFTYRVIWALKLKEITYEYITEDMSNKSPLLLKYNPIHKKVPVLIHGEKSVCESLVIVEYIDETWPLNPLLSADPYNRAVARFWAKYVDDKSYNTWNVFCNTGEKQENAIKESLEMLKTIEENALGEKKLFGGENIGLVDIAFGGYAQWMEIIEDIVGVKLLDSQNFPRLNTWIKNFKEVPAIKANLPDRDEMFVYMKNARDKMLASP; this is encoded by the exons ATGGAAACAGTGAAGTTAATAGGGACTCCTTTCAGTTTTTTCACATACAGAGTTATTTGGGCACTAAAGCTAAAGGAAATAACTTACGAATACATAACTGAAGACATGTCCAACAAAAGTCCTTTGCTTCTGAAATACAATCCAATTCACAAGAAAGTTCCTGTGCTAATCCATGGTGAAAAGTCAGTCTGTGAATCCCTGGTCATCGTCGAATACATCGACGAGACATGGCCACTGAATCCATTACTTTCGGCTGACCCTTACAACAGAGCCGTGGCTCGGTTTTGGGCTAAATATGTTGACGATAAG TCGTATAACACCTGGAATGTGTTTTGCAACACTGGAGAGAAGCAAGAAAATGCCATAAAAGAGAGCTTGGAAATGCTTAAAACTATAGAGGAAAATGCTTTGGGAGAAAAGAAGTTATTTGGTGGTGAAAATATTGGGCTTGTGGACATAGCCTTTGGAGGGTATGCTCAATGGATGGAGATTATAGAAGATATTGTGGGAGTTAAGTTACTtgattctcaaaattttcctCGTCTCAACACATGGATCAAGAATTTCAAAGAAGTTCCAGCCATCAAAGCAAATCTCCCTGATCGTGATGAGATGTTTGTGTATATGAAGAATGCTAGGGACAAGATGTTAGCATCTCCATAA